AAGAAGCCTGACGATGCGAGTTGCTTTACAAATTCATTTGAAATCCCCGGTTCAGAACTTAGAACCGCCAGTCTGAACCAGGGATCATTAAAGTGTTTGTTGATGACATTTACCAGAGGTGCTGTGGATTTAAAAGACGGAAATTGACCCAGACTTAAAGTGGCCTGAAATGCCACACGCGCATTGGTATCAGTAGTTTTGATTATGATTTCCGGTAGAAGTCCCGGATATTTTTCAGCAAGAATAATCCCGTATTCCCTCACGCCGGGATTTGTATCGTTCACCGCTTTTTTTATTAAACTTTCATTTAAGGCATTCAATCCTTCCAAAACAAAAAAAGCATGAAGCCTGGCGCGCGCATCAGTTCCTTTTGAAAATAATTCTGTAACCATAGGAATAACACTTTTATCCTGACGTTCGAGCAATATCCTTTGTGCTTGTAACCTGTAAAACTGATTCGGGTCAGATAGTATTTTTACGATCTCCGTGGATGTCATTTTAGCTAAATTGACCGAAGCAGAAGGCGCAGACCTGGGGTTTTTCGGTGTTATTTTGTAAATTCTGCCCTTATCAACGCCTGCCAGAAAATCCATATCCGTTTTTAAATCCTCGGGAATAGAAACGGGTGTTTCAATATGCTGGCGGTACATATCTATCACATACAAGGAGCCGTCAGGCCCGGTAGTCAAATTGGCCGGACGAAACCAGGGATCAGTTGAGCTTAGAAATTCCCGTTCTTTTTCCAAAACAGAATCGCGGCTCGCAGCATAGGTCGGACTGGAATTCAGCGGTGCAATAATATCGCGGTGAACCAGATTTCCTGACACGTCACCTGTGAAAACATTACCATAATATTTTTCAGGAAAAGTATTACCACCATAAAAAGTGCCTCCCGATGCGCCGGTGAAATGATCTTCGGCATATTCGATGCGATCAAGCTGTTGTTCTTTATACTCCTTGTTTCTGCGAGCTGACCTTTCTGCACGCCAGTAAGGCGCGTCGGTGCGCTGATACATGGTCAAATCGCCGTTGGAAATATCCAGCATGCCTTTTTTTGAAGACAGATATTCGTGACGATGTAAATACCGCCAGGGTATCACCATGTGCTGAATTCTGATCGTATTTTGAGTCACAAACCGATGTCCGAAATCATCAAAGGTGTGACCAAATTGTCCGGGACCAGTTTCCAGTTCAAACTGATTCCTATCCAGTCTGAATCGGAAATCTGCATTTTTCATAGGAAGGGCAGGAGCCCCGGGTTGTTTTGAAAAGGAAACTTCTCCGTCCTGTCCATGATTGGAAGCATAAATCCAGTTGTCAATTCCAAACCGTAAATTCGTAATCTGCGCCTCGGAGTTACCCGCAAAAAAACCACTGAAAAGTACTTCTTTGATATCAGCTTTGAAATCACCGGTGGTATCTTTCATATATAAAATATTGGGAGCCGCTGCTACCAAAAGTCCACCTTTCCAGGGCAAAATACTCGTTGCTTCCAAGAGACTATCAGCAAAAAGATAGAATTTATCCATGCGGTTATCGCCGTTGGTATCGACCAGCATTTTAATCCGGCCACTTCCTTTTCCGTTTTCAGGTTTGTAGGGATAGTCGGGCATTTCTACAACAAAGGCACGTCCCTGCTCATCAAAAACCATCTCAACCGGATCCTTAACGACGGGTTCAGTGGCAAAGATTTCGATGTTGAAATTTTTGTCAAGCTCGAAACTTTTAAGCGCTTCTTCCGGCGTTAGGGCATCAGAATAATGTTTTTGCTTACAACCAAAGCAGATCAGAAGTAATAATATAATAGAGCAGATCGGAGTGAATTTCATAACGACAAGGTTAAAATGGATTTGGGATTTTTACCAGATCCTGAATAATGCTGCCCTGATGTTTAAAACGGGCGAGGGTATAAATATCTCCTTTGGCGTCGACGGCAATAGAATTTACATAGGTAGGTCGATGCCCATTTTCATAAAAAACAGGACCGTGATCTATGTACTTTTGAGTTGGTAAATGATAAGTGATAAGATGAAGATTTTCAAGTCCTTTCGCGGCGCCTTTTGCTATTTGTTCTTCACCTTTCAAACGTTTACCATTTTCATAAATCGGGCCGCCGGTAAGGTAGTAAATTGTTTGCTGATCCGGCCCGAGCTGAAAACCAAGATAGCCATAACTGAATTGATCGAACATCCCACTTTTTTTCGAAGGTTCGGAAGTAATCCTGTCAACGATTTCAATTTTTTCTTCTTTTGGATCAAAGCGGAACAAATAACCCGAATTGCCATGAACACCATAGGCGACTTTTTCCAGCGGATGCCAAAAAATCTTTCGCCAGTTATAAGACATACTTCCCGGCCGGGTTGGATCGTATTTACCAAAGTAGTCTAATCTTAAATCTACATTTTGCAGTTTTTCAATATTTCCTTGCGATGGGTTGTAAGAAAAAATATCACCTTCCGCGACAGAAAAATAAACGGTTCCATTTTCAGGATCCACAAAAAGAGACCGGCATAAAGATCGGAAATCATCACCAGGCGTGCCCGCTTCACCTTTTTTTGAAATTGGGCCTGAATCTTTTAAAATATTCTGGTCAACATCGTAATGGATAAAATGTCCATTTGGCCACGAAATTCCATATAGATGTCCACGCTGTAAGTCCATGGTCATGGAAACCATCCCTTCGCCGTTTGGTACTACTGCCAGATCTTCGAATTTGCCAGTAAGTAAATCATAAGATAAAAAATGTCCGCCAATGTATAGTTTGCAGCCATCCGGTGCAGTTTCGGGCAGACGATCCATGCCATCAATTAGCTGGTAATAACCCACATGAGTTGAAAAATAAAGCTTTCCATTAAGTTCATAAAAACGCACATGGCTTTTGCCCTGTGCAATCGCTTTTAGCTTTTTTTCTCCGCAGATTTCAGTCAGATCTCCCAGAAATTTTATGTTTTCATTCTCAGGATCATAAACATACATACGTCCACCGATGTCATATTGATCAGAAGAAAGTACGTAGTAAATTTTCCCGTCGCTGGCAGCTGAAATTGCATTATAGGTATCATGCGCTTTATCAAATCCGGAAAAATAATGTTTGGCTATTAATGTCTTTGCCTGAGTTTCGGGCTCTGTAACTGTTTCAGTATCTTTCATAAAAATTATTTGAATAAGGGCTTTCAGGTTTAAATCTTGCCAATCATATAATCCTCAAATCAAGATCATTTGATTAGTTGCGATTCCGGTTTTACTACCCCCGCTTTTTCCGCCAATTGAATCATGCCATTCATGATTTTTGTTTCCGTATCTGATGCCCAGGTGGCGGGTAAACCATAAACGATTTGCGCGAGATCACCTTCGTAGCCGCCTTCTCTTAAAATGGTGGATGTTGGAATATAACTTACTACGTCATTACAATAGCCCATCACAAAAGTGCTTTGACCGAAAATCCTTTTAAGATTAATGGCGTATTCAGAAACCAGCTCACCTCCCAGCGTCATAATGGGCTGCTCTCCCAGTTTCCAAATTTGTACGGGGTAGGGATAAGTGGTTTGAAATGGCTGTCCGTTTTTTATCTTTTCCAGCATTCTTTTCGCCCAGCGCTGCTGAAAACCGGTTTCCTTTTCAGCCATTTTGGTAAGTTTTTCTTCGGACGGTGCGGTGGTCAAGGAAAGGTCAATCTCGTTATAAGCGGTTGTTAATTTTGCTTCAAGTGATTTCATATCTTCGCTAAGAACGCGTTCAACGGCCGCGGCAAGCGTTTTCCCATATTGAACAGCGAGCGGAACTGTATTTCTTGGCAGGGGATTCTGGTCTGCACCGGCGCCCTGGAAAAATAGCGCAGTGGCTTTTGGATAAAGTTTTTCAAGCTCTATTTGAGCGTATCCCGGATAATCACCTGACCACTGATTCTCATTCAAAACCGTTGGGTGACAGGCATATCCAAAAGCGATTGCAATAATATTTCCCTTTGTATCCGTAACTTTAATCACCGGCACGGCAGGATCCGAGGGGCCTACTAATGCAGTCAATGTTTCAAGTTTAGCAGCATCATTATTTCTTCGGTTGACCTGAAAACGTGCCACTCCATTTTGCGCAAATAAAGATGCGGGGGCTAAATTTTTAATCGCACTGCCAACCAGATTTATAATCTGTTCAGTGAGATGAATGGAATTGGATTGTATCTTCTTTTCATCATCCTGATTCGTTGGATAAATATCCGAAAGAGCGGTACTCAAAACCGGTCCGGAGTGTGTGTGGGAAGCATTTAAAATTATTTGTGCTTTTGATAAATGGTAGTGATTTTCAATGGCTTTACGGATCGTATCCGAAATCATTTTTGGCAGGCCCAGAAGATCCATTGTTACCAGCACAGAACGCTGGCCATCAGCGTCTTCGAGTGCCAGGGCTTTTGCCCACAAATCGTGCAGTTTTCCTTCTGACGGACCCGTACGCGAGGCAAAACCTGCCATCCACATCGATTGTGCAGGCGTGATAACCACCTTGGCGACACCAGCTTTCCAGCCCTTTTTGTCATTGGCCAGCACTTTATTTTGTCCATGAGATTGTACCGGAAATACCAACCAGGCCAGTGTTGTCAGAAAGAATATTACTTTCATAATTTTCCCATTTTTTTAATCTGTGCCGAGTTCTTGTGGATTTTCTCAATCGCTGAGGCGATATCCTTCATGTCTGATTTGGTTCCAAGCAGCATATTCTGGGTACACCAGACGGCTTCTTCGTTGCAAAGCAGATCATTCTGGGGACATTTATTTTGTTCATTATAAGCGTTAATGTCCAGCAAATGAGCTGGATACATTTTCTTGTAATTTTTTGATTCAAAAGTGTCTTTCAAATACGGCTGCGTATTTAGAGTCGCATAACCGCTCGAACACGGAATCCCTTCGGCGGTGAGTGCTTTAATAAAAGATTCCCTTGATAAACCGCTGAATGCATTTTTTTGATAGCGAAATGGAAAAAGATGAAAAGCGGCTCGGGTCACATTGTCGTAAAGTTTATAAGGAACAATGCCCGGAATATCCTTGATCTGTGATTTAAGATAGGCTGCATTTTCATTTCTGGTTGTAGTCTGGCTGTCGAGCCTTTTAAGCTGAGCGAGCCCTATCGCAGCCTGATATTCAGTAAATCTGAGTTTCGTTCCCTGGATAATACAACCACTGCTGACAGCGCCAACGGCAGTTCCATAAGCATAACCGAAGTTGTGATAGGAATAACAGCGGTCCATAAATTTTTCATTATTGCTGACAATCGCGCCGCCTTCACCAATCGGGAGATTTTTTGAATTTTGAAAACTGAAACAGCCTGCATCCCCAATTGTACCGACTTTCTGTTTGTTGATTTCTGCTAAATGCGCCTGACACGCATCTTCAATTACGAGCAAATTATGCTTTTTGGCAATGGCCATTATTTTATCCATATCCGCCGGCAAACCCAGAATATGAACCGGAATGATCGCCTTTGTACGCGGTGTTATTTTGGCTTCAATTTTTGCCGGGTCCATCTGAAATGTTTCAGGATCGATATCGACAAAAACCGGAATAGCACCGTTGGATAAAACAGAAGAAACTGTTGCAATGAAAGTATACGGCGGCACCAACACTTCATCGCCGGCTTTAATATCAAACTGATTCAATGTTATTACCAGCGCATTTGTACCATTCACAACGGCCAGACTGCGTTTTGCTCCAAGTGTTGAAGCCCATTCTTTTTCAAATTGGGTAACCACTTCAGCGCGGGACCAGATGCCGCTTCTTAAAACTTCCAGCACCTGTTTTTCATCTGTTGCCGGATTCCAGATCGGCCATTCAGGCCATTTGGAAGTGCTCCATGCCGCTTTCCCGCCTAAAATGGCAGGCGTCTGTACCTGGCTCAGACCGGAAGCAAAAACAGGTTTTGAAACTACCGAAGCAAGTGCTGCGCCGGCGGCCGCCAAAGAATTCTTTTTGATAAAATCCCTTCTTGAAAAACTAGATTTTGATGATTCCATTTTTTAAGATTTTAGCTTTTTATCCTTGTCAGGAAATTCTGGTAATTGTGTCAAAGCAATACTTTGGTATTTCCGCCTTCTTTCATTGAAATGTCAACTGGCTTATTTGTTTTCCACGAACCCGAAGTGAAATCAGGAACGTCAATCGAGTTGGAGCGATGTGCCACCGACCATTCACTCAGCGGTCCGATGGAGCTCCATAATGCCGCGTCATAAACATCCTGATCCAATGGTAATCCGTTTCGCAGGCAATCAATTGTGCGCCAGTCCATCAGGAAATCCATGCCGCCATGGCCGCCAACCTGTTTTGCCGCTTCTCCTATTTTTTTGATGATCGGTGGTGTATATTTTTCTTCCACAGCCTTATATTCTTCTGCTGTCAGCCATTCGTGATCTTTGGAATAACGGGCTGGCTCCGGATATTTTAATGCGGTTCCTTTGGTGCCGCTTACGAGCTGTATCCGTGAGTATGGACGCGGAGAACTTACATCGAACTGAACTAAAATCGTTTTTCCTTTATGCGTGCGTATTGTTGAGGTGTTTATCATGCCGTTAAAATGCCGGCCAACGTAGGGTTTAAAAAATAAATCATCTGCTGCCAGTTTTTTTGCAGTTTCGCCCATTATAAAATCATTGTTTGACATAGAAACAAGATAGTCCATCTGGTCACCGCGGTTGATATTCATCACCTGACAAATCGGTCCCAAACCGTGGGTAGGGTAGAGATTACCGGTTCTTTTGGAAAGTTCTTCAAGCTCCCACATCTGGTAAAACCGGTCTTTGGAAAACACATATTCCTGCAAATTATGCAGATAAGCGCCTTCTCCATGTGTGATTTCTCCAAAAAATCCCTGGCGCGCCATATTCAAAGTCAGCAGTTCCGAAAAATCGTAACAGCAATTCTCTGTCATCATGCAATGCTTTCGTGTGCGCTCTGAGGTTTCTACCAGCTGCCAGCATTCTTCAATGGTTTTAGCCGCAGGCACTTCCACGCAAACATGTTTGTCATGGTTCATGGAAAAAACAGCCATCGGTGTATGCAATGCCCAGGGTGTTACGATGTAAACAAGATCAATATCAGGCATTTCACAAAGTTGTTTCCATGCATCGGCACCTGTGTAAAATTTTTTAGGCTGATGTCCCTGAGGCGAAACCATTTTGGCCGCTTCCTCAACTTTTTCAGCTCTTAAATCGCACAACGCTTTTATTTGAACACCCTCAATTTTATTCATCCGCTCCACTGCCGCCATTCCCCGGTTGCCAAGCCCGATAAAACCGACACGAACAACCGGTAATTTCGGAGCAGCGTAACCTGACATATTGAATTTCTGAATATACTTTTTTTCAGTATGCTGGTCCGAAATATAGTCATCAGTATGGCCAAAAGCCGTTTGAGCTGTGGCCAGACCTATTCCGGACAATCCGGTAAGTTTTAAAAAGTCTCTGCGTTTCTTATCCATAAGTACTCCGTTGTGAATAAAATACTACTTCTGAAAATGCGATTTTCTGGGTAACGCATACATTTATACGTATTAGGTGATGACAGAAAAGATTTTCTCAATATTTTCGTCTCCCAAACATTAGTCCTGAATACAATCACCTAAAATTGCCGGCTCATATCCATTGTCATGTGCCCATTTCACAGCCGTAATCAGCTTTTCGCGGTAATCGGGCTGGTAATTGAAATAGGATGGATAGAAATATTGTTCGTGGACTAAAAGATCAACATAAGGCGGTTTTCCACCATTTTGACTGTAATGATCGAGCCACGGAACGATTTCGTCTATTTTTTTCATATCAATAACAATACTGGTTTTGATAAAAATAATATCCTCGCTCATATCCTTCCAGACCAACCGTTTTTTGATATGCCGTCTTTCCGTTTCGTTTAAATAATAACTGGCAGGATATTGTTCGTCATCAATATTGAAATAACCCAGCTGGCCTTTATAACCTGCATCTCTTAAAACGCGTGAACCTTCGCGTGTAGCCTCACCCCAATGAATCGTCGTTACGCTGGTCATTACGTCTTCGGAGGCAAAACGTTTGATCTGATAAATAACCAGATCGCAATCTTTTTTCACTGTTTCATAATCTGCACTGATATAAGGCTGATCAGGAAATTCGCCTTTTGCGTGAAAACTTAGCGTCAACCATCCTGCATTTTCTCTCCACTCGTTTTT
The nucleotide sequence above comes from Dyadobacter subterraneus. Encoded proteins:
- a CDS encoding PVC-type heme-binding CxxCH protein — its product is MKFTPICSIILLLLICFGCKQKHYSDALTPEEALKSFELDKNFNIEIFATEPVVKDPVEMVFDEQGRAFVVEMPDYPYKPENGKGSGRIKMLVDTNGDNRMDKFYLFADSLLEATSILPWKGGLLVAAAPNILYMKDTTGDFKADIKEVLFSGFFAGNSEAQITNLRFGIDNWIYASNHGQDGEVSFSKQPGAPALPMKNADFRFRLDRNQFELETGPGQFGHTFDDFGHRFVTQNTIRIQHMVIPWRYLHRHEYLSSKKGMLDISNGDLTMYQRTDAPYWRAERSARRNKEYKEQQLDRIEYAEDHFTGASGGTFYGGNTFPEKYYGNVFTGDVSGNLVHRDIIAPLNSSPTYAASRDSVLEKEREFLSSTDPWFRPANLTTGPDGSLYVIDMYRQHIETPVSIPEDLKTDMDFLAGVDKGRIYKITPKNPRSAPSASVNLAKMTSTEIVKILSDPNQFYRLQAQRILLERQDKSVIPMVTELFSKGTDARARLHAFFVLEGLNALNESLIKKAVNDTNPGVREYGIILAEKYPGLLPEIIIKTTDTNARVAFQATLSLGQFPSFKSTAPLVNVINKHFNDPWFRLAVLSSEPGISNEFVKQLASSGFFSNAENEKMDFVKDLSQTIGARNQNGELGKFLTILSVPTIAKNQDWMLSALTGATEGLKTAKTKPDAGLLKVLTDISTNP
- a CDS encoding neutral/alkaline non-lysosomal ceramidase N-terminal domain-containing protein — translated: MKVIFFLTTLAWLVFPVQSHGQNKVLANDKKGWKAGVAKVVITPAQSMWMAGFASRTGPSEGKLHDLWAKALALEDADGQRSVLVTMDLLGLPKMISDTIRKAIENHYHLSKAQIILNASHTHSGPVLSTALSDIYPTNQDDEKKIQSNSIHLTEQIINLVGSAIKNLAPASLFAQNGVARFQVNRRNNDAAKLETLTALVGPSDPAVPVIKVTDTKGNIIAIAFGYACHPTVLNENQWSGDYPGYAQIELEKLYPKATALFFQGAGADQNPLPRNTVPLAVQYGKTLAAAVERVLSEDMKSLEAKLTTAYNEIDLSLTTAPSEEKLTKMAEKETGFQQRWAKRMLEKIKNGQPFQTTYPYPVQIWKLGEQPIMTLGGELVSEYAINLKRIFGQSTFVMGYCNDVVSYIPTSTILREGGYEGDLAQIVYGLPATWASDTETKIMNGMIQLAEKAGVVKPESQLIK
- a CDS encoding DegT/DnrJ/EryC1/StrS family aminotransferase, which translates into the protein MESSKSSFSRRDFIKKNSLAAAGAALASVVSKPVFASGLSQVQTPAILGGKAAWSTSKWPEWPIWNPATDEKQVLEVLRSGIWSRAEVVTQFEKEWASTLGAKRSLAVVNGTNALVITLNQFDIKAGDEVLVPPYTFIATVSSVLSNGAIPVFVDIDPETFQMDPAKIEAKITPRTKAIIPVHILGLPADMDKIMAIAKKHNLLVIEDACQAHLAEINKQKVGTIGDAGCFSFQNSKNLPIGEGGAIVSNNEKFMDRCYSYHNFGYAYGTAVGAVSSGCIIQGTKLRFTEYQAAIGLAQLKRLDSQTTTRNENAAYLKSQIKDIPGIVPYKLYDNVTRAAFHLFPFRYQKNAFSGLSRESFIKALTAEGIPCSSGYATLNTQPYLKDTFESKNYKKMYPAHLLDINAYNEQNKCPQNDLLCNEEAVWCTQNMLLGTKSDMKDIASAIEKIHKNSAQIKKMGKL
- a CDS encoding Gfo/Idh/MocA family protein encodes the protein MDKKRRDFLKLTGLSGIGLATAQTAFGHTDDYISDQHTEKKYIQKFNMSGYAAPKLPVVRVGFIGLGNRGMAAVERMNKIEGVQIKALCDLRAEKVEEAAKMVSPQGHQPKKFYTGADAWKQLCEMPDIDLVYIVTPWALHTPMAVFSMNHDKHVCVEVPAAKTIEECWQLVETSERTRKHCMMTENCCYDFSELLTLNMARQGFFGEITHGEGAYLHNLQEYVFSKDRFYQMWELEELSKRTGNLYPTHGLGPICQVMNINRGDQMDYLVSMSNNDFIMGETAKKLAADDLFFKPYVGRHFNGMINTSTIRTHKGKTILVQFDVSSPRPYSRIQLVSGTKGTALKYPEPARYSKDHEWLTAEEYKAVEEKYTPPIIKKIGEAAKQVGGHGGMDFLMDWRTIDCLRNGLPLDQDVYDAALWSSIGPLSEWSVAHRSNSIDVPDFTSGSWKTNKPVDISMKEGGNTKVLL